Proteins encoded in a region of the Desulfurella sp. genome:
- a CDS encoding metal-dependent transcriptional regulator codes for MNITPVLEDYLERILIMQKENKVARVKDLANYFKVKAPSVVDAISKLKKEELVEQESYGFITLTPKGKTLAQEIYKKHILLKDFLHKVLYLDETLAEDDACKIEHYLSKKTIDHILAFMDFIKCKDGLPKWLDHFYYFVDTGNRPPDCKCQEDD; via the coding sequence ATGAATATCACGCCTGTTTTAGAAGATTATTTAGAAAGAATACTGATTATGCAAAAAGAAAATAAAGTTGCCAGGGTAAAAGATTTGGCAAATTACTTTAAAGTAAAAGCGCCTTCTGTTGTTGATGCTATATCAAAATTAAAAAAAGAAGAGCTTGTTGAGCAAGAATCGTATGGTTTTATTACGCTTACACCTAAAGGCAAAACACTTGCACAAGAAATTTATAAAAAGCATATTCTTTTAAAAGATTTTTTGCATAAAGTATTATATTTAGACGAAACACTTGCAGAAGATGATGCCTGTAAAATCGAACACTATTTAAGCAAAAAAACAATAGATCATATTTTAGCATTTATGGATTTTATAAAATGCAAAGATGGTTTACCAAAATGGCTTGATCACTTTTATTATTTTGTTGATACAGGCAATAGACCACCAGACTGCAAGTGTCAAGAAGATGATTGA